AATAAAACTATCACAGGAGGCCAGATATGATTGAGACGAAGAATATTTTAGAGCTATTCAAACCAATTGTCAAGGAAGTATTAGAGAGTATGTTAAAAGAGGAAAGAGAGATTTACCTGGAAAATAATCCTCCCACAAAAGGCAATGGCTTTTACGAAAGGGATTTAAAGACAGCTTTTGGCGAGCTTACAGCCATACGTGTTCCAAGAACAAGGGATAATGGATTTAAAAGTGCCCTTCTTCCCTATCGCAAACGCATCACAGAAGACTTAGATGCATTAATCAGGGCTATGTTGATATCAGGAATGTCAACAAGGAAGATAGCAGAAGTTTTAAAAGAGCTTTATGAAATAAAGATTTCTTATGCTAACATCTCAAGGATAAGCCAGGTAGGCATAGAAGAGATTCAGAAGTGGCGTAGTCGCCCTCTCTCATGGAAGAATATGCCGTGGTATTTCTGGATGCTATGGTGTTTCCTATCAAGAGAGATAGGGTAGAAAATGAATCAATATATGTAGCTATAGGCATTACACCTGAGGGAAGAAGAAAGATTTTAGGATACTACCTGCCAGGAGGCATGGAAAGTGCTTATAACTGGCGGGAAATTTTAGATATAAGAGAAAGAGGTGTCAAACAGATTCATTTTATTGTCTCTGATGGCTTAAGTGGTATGAAAAACGTCATAACAGAGATATATCCCACGCAAAGTATCAGCCCTGTGTAGTCCATGTCATGAGAAACATACTGGCTAAAGTGAGAGTTCAACACAGAAATATCATTGCCACTGAAATAAAAGAGGTATTTCATGCCAAAGACAAACAGGAGGCAGAACAATTGTTTATGAAATTTATACAAAAATGGAAAAATATCTATCCCAACTTAATGAATAACCTCTTGACAATAAGAGAGAATATATTCACTTACATGGAATTACCTGAAGGAATACGAAGCATGGTGTATACAAACAATGCCCTGGAAAGACTCTTTAAAGAACTTAAAAGGAGATTAAAAACAATGGAAATGTGTCAAAGCGAGGCTTCAGCTGAGAAATATCTTTACCTGTTATTAAGATACCAAAATGAGAAGTTCTTAAAAAGAAAGTTAAAAAATTGGGAGTATTACTTTCAACTCTATCGTGAGCAACACTCATACACCAAAGAAAATATTCACAGCGAGGTTATCCTATGACTAGACACAATTTTCTTGACACAATGTTCTTTTGGCTAGAATAATCGCCAAAACATATAAACAGATATTCAGAATATAAAAATTTTTCTTTTTTTATGTATTTTTCTTTACTTTTTCATACTTTGCCGTATAATATATATGCAAAGACTGGAGGATTGAGGGAGGTTTCTTGACCGTATTCAGAAGCAAAGACAAACAGAACTCAAAGGACAAACGACGAAAAGGCTTGGAGGTTCTGAAGATGAGGTAGGACTTCTGAGACAGAGTGATGAGCAACTTGTCTCTATTCGTGAGCAACAGCAAAACTATATGCGTCATGAGATGATCGTCTCTGGGCTTGAGTTACTTAAACGAAGGGTGGCAGAGTTTTCAAGAACACCCGTAGAACAGAGGAACTATGAGCTCTTTTCTCAGGAATTGCAGAAAATTGTGAGTCAGACACGCTTTCAAGGGGAAACTCCCCTCGCGTATATGAGTGTAAAAGTATCTGATGAGCGTACCCTTTATACTCTCGGACAGCAGATTGATCAGGAGATAACAGTACAGCAGAGTAGACTGAGACAGGAACGCCGACAGATGGCGGCTTTTCTGATTTCCCAGGAGAATAGAGATGCGCTGGTTGGGCGATCTGCTGAGGATATTGTAAACAGCATGAAGCTCTCTTTAAGTGATAAAGAAGTACAGTATCCTGTGAGGAAAGATTATTCTTTTGCAAAGATTATAAAAATATTATAAATGGTCGGAGTATGGAGTGGCTGCGTGCATTTGATCCTCGAGATTCTCGGGTGTTGGTCACTGCAGAAATCGGGATCAATCATCTTGGCAGAGAAGAGTACGCCTATCAACTAATTGACGAGGCTATGAAAGCTGGGGCGGATGCGGTAAAGTTTCAGATATACAGGACCCAGGATTTTTATCATCCGGATTCTCCGGCTTATGAGATATTTGAAAAGTATGAATTGTCTTTAGAGAGTTTTTCACGGATCAAGGCATACTGTGAGAAGAAAGGTATATTGTTTTTTGCCACTCCTCTGGATTTTGGTTCGCTTCAGTGGATGATGGATCAGCGTATACCTTTGATTAAGGTGGCAAGTTCTGATATTACCTTTGAACCTTTTCTCAAACAAATAGGTGAGTACGTTCGTAGATATAGGGCATATGCTATTCTTTCAACTGGTTTTGTGAAGCTGGAGGAAATTGGGAAAGCGGTAAGATTTTTCCCCAGGCAACGGCTAGCCCTTCTGTACTGTGTTTCTCGTTATCCTACAGAAGCTTCAGATCTTGATCTCTCTTTTCTTAAGCGATTGCGACAGACTTTTGGTACGACAGTGGGGTTTTCTGATCACTCACTTGAGACAGTGTTTAGTGTGGCAGCTGTGGCTCTGGGAGCACGGATAATAGAGAGGCATTTTACCGACAATTCTTCGCTTCAAGAGGCTGATCATTCGATTTCTCTGAATCCAGAAGCCTTTGGGAGAATGGTCGAAGAAATACGCAAAGTGGAGATTGCTCTTGGAAAAGGAGAAAAAAAGATAACTGATTTTGAGCAAAAGATTCGTCCACTTTCGATGAGGGATCTGTATGCAGCACGCGATATCCGTAAAGGGGAAATGATCGGCAAAAATGATATAAAGTGTTTACGTCCGGGTGAGGGAATTTCCCTGGCAAGGTATAAAAGTATCGTTGGCCAAAAAGCCAGACAAAACTACGCGATGAATGAAAGAATATGAATGGTAAAAGAAGATTTCCTCTCAAAGTGAAGGATGAACTTCTTGATTTCACATTGACACAGAATGTTTGGTTAACAGTGAATAATACTTCAAAACGTTTCTACCGTCTTGGTCGTAGCTCGGACAAGTTTTCTTTACGTTTAGGTATAGATTTATGGGAAAAAAGGGCATATGATTATGAGGTTTCTATTGATCAGCTTCGGAATGTTCTTGAATATGACAAGGGTATAGTAAAGATTCTTCGGGAAGATGGTGTTTTTTACTATATCGGAGCCTGTGATGTGCCTTTCAAGAGATTAGAAAAGGGCAAATCTGTCATAACAAAGGAAGGTGATGTTTTAATTGCTTTGGATAAGCCGCTTGATAAAGAACTTTTGATTTCTCGTTCTAAAAGAGAGTGTGACCTCGTCGCCGATCAGGCGCTTTCTTATCTTGAGCGTTACATGCGACGTTTTTTTCGTGGAACCAATATTCTCTATATGCTTCAGTTTTTGCCAGCA
This sequence is a window from Thermospira aquatica. Protein-coding genes within it:
- a CDS encoding N-acetylneuraminate synthase family protein; this encodes MEWLRAFDPRDSRVLVTAEIGINHLGREEYAYQLIDEAMKAGADAVKFQIYRTQDFYHPDSPAYEIFEKYELSLESFSRIKAYCEKKGILFFATPLDFGSLQWMMDQRIPLIKVASSDITFEPFLKQIGEYVRRYRAYAILSTGFVKLEEIGKAVRFFPRQRLALLYCVSRYPTEASDLDLSFLKRLRQTFGTTVGFSDHSLETVFSVAAVALGARIIERHFTDNSSLQEADHSISLNPEAFGRMVEEIRKVEIALGKGEKKITDFEQKIRPLSMRDLYAARDIRKGEMIGKNDIKCLRPGEGISLARYKSIVGQKARQNYAMNERI
- a CDS encoding ATP-binding protein, with protein sequence MNGKRRFPLKVKDELLDFTLTQNVWLTVNNTSKRFYRLGRSSDKFSLRLGIDLWEKRAYDYEVSIDQLRNVLEYDKGIVKILREDGVFYYIGACDVPFKRLEKGKSVITKEGDVLIALDKPLDKELLISRSKRECDLVADQALSYLERYMRRFFRGTNILYMLQFLPAEKYTFFIQATLGAVGLTTEMFRNKLITYHCPEHWHIEMVIHEALVNAITYGSQLDYTKKVAIGYEIGPEGLRVFIHDQGEGFDVKRHVPVSLIDRETITGRGIRLMKNLATSLVYNKNGNAISLLFNFKETLG